Proteins encoded by one window of Streptacidiphilus sp. PB12-B1b:
- a CDS encoding DUF2079 domain-containing protein: MSVTESAEPSTTAGADPAPDRPDPALRLRRRLRQAAVSPCTWLVGAAIAVYGVFAYHQYTQLQVGACDLGIFYQAAEGWAFHGFPYDPIKGYPQLGDHFSPVFLLLAPALWVDNSPLTLVFAQVVLVCSSAVPVYLVARRAWGRAVASALAAAYLASMGVQGSIAFPVHEVMFGAPIIAWALERALAKRWTTASLIIASGVFVKEDMGPMVIMFALFALVNRKWRHGAALIVWGAGMFVLTVDVIIPHFNPGGFTYAADYAANLHADNFNQLVAQLATHPRLGLHLLFDDPVKRQTWTDLLKPVAFTVLASPIALLGAPLMVTRMLSSRSTEWSDSLYYDMPLMVITFIGAIDGVQRLARLVRRFVPRLDRAWLPALAGCCLAGIALVTTAGMDRHRPLYGWLTRDTYTSAPAWVAEVHTALAAVPAGVEVRATNDLVIPLAARDTVTLVGSKVDRGDWAAVDTTDPQCPIGPADIPPYLAALRAQGFRLVTQDGPIMVLHRP, encoded by the coding sequence GTGTCCGTCACCGAGTCCGCAGAGCCGTCCACCACCGCCGGGGCCGATCCCGCCCCGGACCGCCCGGATCCGGCGCTGCGACTGCGGCGCCGGCTGCGGCAGGCGGCGGTCTCGCCGTGCACCTGGCTGGTGGGCGCGGCCATCGCCGTCTACGGCGTCTTCGCCTACCACCAGTACACCCAGCTCCAGGTCGGCGCCTGCGACCTGGGGATCTTCTACCAGGCTGCCGAGGGCTGGGCGTTCCACGGCTTCCCGTACGACCCGATCAAGGGCTATCCGCAGCTGGGCGACCACTTCTCGCCGGTCTTCCTGCTGCTGGCGCCCGCGCTGTGGGTCGACAACTCGCCGCTGACGCTGGTGTTCGCGCAGGTCGTGCTGGTGTGCTCGTCGGCGGTCCCGGTCTACCTGGTGGCCCGGCGCGCCTGGGGACGGGCGGTGGCCTCGGCGCTGGCCGCCGCGTACCTCGCCAGCATGGGCGTCCAGGGCTCGATCGCCTTCCCGGTGCACGAGGTGATGTTCGGCGCGCCGATCATCGCCTGGGCGCTGGAGCGGGCGCTGGCGAAGCGCTGGACCACGGCCTCGCTGATCATCGCCTCCGGTGTCTTCGTCAAGGAGGACATGGGGCCGATGGTGATCATGTTCGCGCTGTTCGCCCTGGTCAACCGCAAGTGGCGGCACGGCGCGGCGCTGATCGTCTGGGGCGCGGGCATGTTCGTGCTGACCGTGGACGTGATCATCCCGCACTTCAACCCCGGCGGCTTCACCTACGCCGCCGACTACGCGGCCAACCTGCACGCGGACAACTTCAACCAGCTCGTCGCGCAGCTGGCCACCCATCCTCGGCTGGGCCTGCACCTGCTGTTCGACGACCCGGTCAAGCGGCAGACCTGGACGGACCTGCTGAAGCCGGTCGCGTTCACGGTGCTGGCCTCGCCGATCGCGCTGCTGGGCGCGCCGCTGATGGTGACCCGGATGCTGTCCTCGCGCAGCACCGAGTGGTCGGACAGCCTCTACTACGACATGCCGCTGATGGTGATCACCTTCATCGGCGCCATCGACGGCGTGCAGCGGCTGGCCCGGCTGGTCCGCCGCTTCGTCCCCCGGCTCGACCGCGCCTGGCTGCCGGCCCTGGCCGGCTGCTGCCTGGCCGGGATTGCCCTGGTGACCACGGCCGGCATGGACCGTCACCGCCCGCTCTACGGCTGGCTGACCCGGGACACCTACACCTCCGCGCCCGCGTGGGTGGCGGAGGTGCACACGGCGCTGGCCGCCGTCCCGGCGGGGGTGGAGGTGCGGGCCACCAACGACCTGGTCATCCCGCTGGCCGCGCGCGACACGGTGACCCTGGTCGGCTCCAAGGTCGACCGGGGCGACTGGGCGGCCGTGGACACCACCGACCCCCAGTGCCCCATCGGCCCGGCCGACATCCCCCCGTACCTGGCCGCCCTGCGCGCCCAGGGCTTCCGCCTGGTCACCCAGGACGGCCCGATCATGGTCCTGCACCGCCCCTGA
- a CDS encoding PD40 domain-containing protein has product MRHTLSRRFAPMVAGAIAVTGLSALAAPAAQAALPGTPGLLAGSKILSDGTVTTATENPDGSRLVLHLTSTGGSDQGGGAAWSPDGTSVVYVDGAPAVDTYRPNGTGEEFINDGGADPTYTPDGSTLIEALQSNVDYTTYQLVSTPPTPGLTGAAGLNQPPPPPWFATPTGGSDRYPSVSSSTGAVVFEHDTKGASDIWTDHGNHTAGPLILNGHQPDVSPDGSRIAFYRLVGGYDQLFVQAADGSGSATQVTSGSTNHTYPKWTPDGLGLDYNANPGTDYLNTVGHHLVLASGQDTVIPGGLFSVTQQPTGKTPLGITSTFHSTGPTRVLDTRYGTGQVSKGAVAAGGTAAVALVGANGLPAKGVTAVVLNVTVTSPASSGHLSVYPEGTAVPSTSNLNWTAAGQTISNLVTVPVGADGEVDLTNQSGGSTQVVADLQGYYTGDTSGSTFTSVSPARILDTRYAQGIATTTPIDNSTIRVTVRGQGGVPVGAGAVALNLTAVGTTGAGYLEAYSDGAAAPTVSNVNWTGSGATLAGLAIVPIGADGSVDIKVHGEANVLADVFGYFGGSQTGQDFVGVAPDRLLDTRYATGVPTRTPLPAGHTIALQVTGGAGGVPSGVNAVVLNVTVTDTTGAGHLTAWADGSAQPTSSNLNWTGRGQTFPNQVVVPVGPDGKVDLYVNSSADVIADVFGYYGG; this is encoded by the coding sequence ATGCGCCATACCCTCTCCCGGCGATTTGCTCCGATGGTGGCGGGCGCCATAGCCGTCACCGGGCTGTCCGCTCTCGCTGCACCCGCCGCCCAGGCGGCGCTGCCTGGAACGCCCGGTCTGCTCGCGGGCTCCAAGATCCTCAGCGACGGCACGGTCACCACGGCCACGGAGAACCCGGACGGCTCCCGTCTGGTCCTGCACCTGACCTCGACCGGCGGCTCCGACCAGGGCGGCGGCGCGGCCTGGTCGCCCGACGGCACCTCGGTCGTCTACGTCGACGGCGCCCCGGCGGTGGACACCTACCGGCCGAACGGCACCGGCGAGGAGTTCATCAACGACGGCGGCGCCGATCCGACGTACACGCCCGATGGCTCCACGCTCATCGAGGCCCTGCAGAGCAATGTCGACTACACCACCTATCAGTTGGTGTCCACTCCGCCCACGCCGGGCCTGACCGGTGCGGCGGGCCTGAACCAGCCGCCCCCGCCGCCGTGGTTCGCCACGCCCACCGGCGGTTCCGACCGCTACCCCAGCGTCTCCTCGTCCACCGGCGCAGTGGTGTTCGAGCACGACACCAAGGGCGCGTCGGACATCTGGACCGACCACGGCAACCACACCGCCGGGCCGCTCATCCTCAACGGCCACCAGCCGGACGTCTCGCCCGACGGTTCCCGGATCGCGTTCTACCGGCTCGTGGGCGGCTACGACCAGCTGTTCGTCCAGGCCGCTGACGGCTCCGGCAGCGCCACCCAGGTGACCAGCGGTTCCACCAACCACACCTATCCCAAGTGGACCCCGGACGGCCTGGGCCTGGACTACAACGCCAATCCCGGCACCGACTACCTGAACACCGTCGGCCACCACCTGGTGCTCGCATCGGGCCAGGACACGGTCATCCCGGGCGGCCTGTTCTCGGTCACCCAGCAGCCCACCGGCAAGACGCCGCTCGGCATCACCTCGACCTTCCACTCCACCGGTCCCACCCGGGTGCTGGACACCCGCTACGGCACGGGCCAGGTGTCCAAGGGCGCGGTCGCGGCAGGCGGTACGGCCGCGGTCGCCCTCGTCGGCGCCAACGGGCTGCCCGCCAAGGGCGTCACCGCGGTCGTGCTGAACGTCACGGTCACCTCGCCCGCGTCCAGCGGGCACCTGTCGGTGTATCCCGAGGGGACGGCCGTGCCCAGCACGTCCAACCTCAACTGGACCGCCGCCGGCCAGACCATCTCCAACCTGGTCACCGTCCCGGTGGGCGCCGACGGCGAGGTCGACCTGACCAACCAGAGCGGCGGCAGCACCCAGGTCGTGGCCGACCTGCAGGGCTACTACACCGGCGACACCAGCGGTTCGACCTTCACCAGCGTCAGCCCCGCGCGCATCCTGGACACCCGCTACGCGCAGGGCATCGCCACCACCACCCCGATCGACAACAGCACCATCCGGGTGACCGTGCGCGGCCAGGGCGGCGTCCCGGTCGGCGCTGGCGCGGTCGCGCTGAACCTGACCGCGGTGGGCACCACCGGCGCGGGCTACCTGGAGGCCTACAGCGACGGCGCCGCCGCGCCGACCGTCTCCAACGTCAACTGGACGGGCTCCGGGGCGACTCTGGCCGGGCTGGCGATCGTGCCGATCGGCGCGGACGGCAGCGTGGACATCAAGGTCCACGGCGAGGCCAACGTCCTCGCGGACGTGTTCGGCTACTTCGGCGGCTCGCAGACCGGGCAGGACTTCGTCGGGGTCGCGCCCGACCGGCTGCTCGACACCCGCTACGCGACCGGCGTCCCGACCAGGACCCCGCTGCCCGCCGGGCACACCATCGCGCTGCAGGTCACCGGCGGTGCCGGGGGCGTGCCCAGCGGCGTCAACGCCGTCGTCCTGAACGTCACGGTGACCGACACCACCGGCGCGGGGCACCTCACCGCCTGGGCCGACGGCAGCGCCCAGCCGACCTCGTCCAACCTCAACTGGACCGGCCGCGGCCAGACCTTCCCCAACCAGGTGGTCGTCCCGGTCGGCCCGGACGGCAAGGTCGACCTGTACGTCAACAGCAGTGCCGACGTGATCGCCGACGTCTTCGGCTACTACGGCGGCTGA
- a CDS encoding ROK family protein — MVEPVAGAVVGVDLGGTKISAVLGDLGGNVRRERTVPTDPRGGRWVITQIVGLARELAEAEGIGAPGLRVLALGSPGALDRRTGVMAFAPNIPSFGELDVAREIADELGVQVVVDNDVNVAALGEHWAGHGRGCEEFVFVSVGTGIGMGVVIGGELRTGARGAAGEIAYLPLGADPFDPANQVKGPLEEAVGGEGLTRRYAGGAARAAGRHGVPEIFAAAAAGDEHARAALDEEARLLALALRTVAAVLDPELAVLGGGIGSRPELLEPVRGWLVRLMPRPMPVLTSELGPRAGLLGALAVALRAAHRTPLPTPVQAPVPVPVPVPVPVPVPVPVPVNPALPGPSSLPGRAPTVADGCADGQLTAAGA; from the coding sequence ATGGTGGAGCCGGTGGCGGGGGCGGTCGTCGGTGTGGATCTCGGCGGCACCAAGATCAGCGCTGTGCTCGGCGACCTCGGCGGCAACGTCCGGCGCGAACGGACGGTGCCCACCGATCCGCGCGGCGGGCGGTGGGTGATCACCCAGATCGTGGGCCTGGCAAGGGAGTTGGCCGAAGCCGAGGGGATCGGCGCGCCCGGCCTGCGGGTGCTGGCTCTGGGCAGCCCGGGCGCCCTGGACCGGCGGACCGGGGTGATGGCGTTCGCGCCCAATATCCCCTCCTTCGGCGAGCTGGACGTGGCTCGGGAGATCGCCGACGAGCTGGGCGTCCAGGTCGTCGTGGACAACGACGTCAACGTCGCCGCGCTCGGCGAGCACTGGGCCGGGCACGGCCGGGGCTGCGAGGAGTTCGTCTTCGTCTCGGTCGGCACCGGCATCGGCATGGGCGTGGTCATCGGCGGCGAGCTGCGCACCGGGGCCCGCGGCGCGGCCGGGGAGATCGCCTACCTGCCGCTGGGCGCCGACCCGTTCGACCCGGCCAACCAGGTCAAGGGTCCGCTGGAGGAGGCCGTGGGCGGCGAGGGACTGACCCGTCGCTACGCGGGCGGCGCCGCCCGGGCAGCGGGTCGGCACGGCGTCCCGGAGATCTTCGCGGCAGCCGCCGCCGGGGACGAACACGCCCGGGCGGCCTTGGACGAGGAGGCCCGGCTGCTGGCACTGGCCCTCCGCACGGTCGCCGCCGTCCTCGACCCGGAGTTGGCCGTGCTCGGCGGCGGCATCGGCTCCCGCCCCGAGCTGCTGGAGCCGGTACGCGGCTGGCTGGTGCGCCTGATGCCCCGTCCGATGCCGGTGCTGACGAGCGAGTTGGGCCCGAGGGCCGGGCTGCTGGGCGCGCTCGCGGTGGCGCTGCGCGCCGCGCACCGGACGCCCCTCCCGACGCCGGTGCAGGCCCCGGTGCCGGTGCCGGTGCCTGTGCCGGTGCCGGTGCCTGTGCCGGTGCCGGTGCCTGTGAACCCGGCGCTGCCCGGACCGTCGTCGCTGCCCGGCCGCGCGCCGACGGTCGCCGACGGCTGTGCGGACGGGCAGCTCACCGCTGCCGGTGCCTGA
- a CDS encoding right-handed parallel beta-helix repeat-containing protein, translating to MPSAAPGGSAAPTAPARTTAVTCPAATVSVSTAAQLSAALAGAAPGTVIDLADGTYSGQFTLTATGTAAQPVFVCGGRGAVLDAGDTSKGYVLHVSNSAYVRLVGFTAQDGQKGVVLDNTQESVIQGLLVQQTGDEAVHLREHSSDNLVIGNTIGHTGLLRAKFGEGVYLGSAQSNWCTYTACQPDTSDRNVVKDNVFTDTTAENIDVKEGTTGGQILGNTFDGSGLQADAATGWVNVKGNGYLIEGNTGHGSDKDGFQTHQILPGWGTDNTFSGNTAIVNGPGYGFHLTPVLGNKVTCDNKVQGAAKGLSNVPCS from the coding sequence ATGCCCAGCGCGGCCCCCGGCGGCTCCGCCGCACCCACCGCCCCGGCCCGGACGACGGCGGTGACCTGCCCGGCCGCGACCGTCTCGGTGAGCACCGCCGCGCAGCTCAGCGCCGCGCTGGCGGGTGCGGCCCCGGGCACCGTCATCGACCTGGCCGACGGCACCTACAGCGGCCAGTTCACCCTCACCGCCACCGGCACGGCCGCGCAGCCGGTGTTCGTCTGCGGCGGCCGGGGGGCGGTGCTGGACGCCGGCGACACCAGCAAGGGCTACGTCCTGCACGTCAGCAACAGCGCGTACGTCCGGCTGGTCGGCTTCACCGCGCAGGACGGGCAGAAGGGCGTGGTGCTGGACAACACCCAGGAGTCGGTGATCCAGGGGCTGTTGGTGCAGCAGACCGGCGACGAGGCGGTCCACCTGCGCGAACACAGCAGCGACAACCTGGTGATCGGCAACACGATCGGCCACACCGGGCTGCTGCGGGCCAAGTTCGGCGAGGGCGTGTACCTGGGCTCGGCCCAGTCCAACTGGTGCACCTACACCGCCTGCCAGCCCGACACCAGCGACCGGAACGTGGTCAAGGACAACGTCTTCACCGACACCACCGCCGAGAACATCGACGTCAAGGAGGGGACCACCGGCGGGCAGATCCTCGGCAACACCTTCGACGGCTCCGGGCTCCAGGCGGACGCGGCCACCGGCTGGGTCAACGTCAAGGGCAACGGCTACCTGATCGAGGGCAACACCGGCCACGGCTCGGACAAGGACGGCTTCCAGACCCACCAGATCCTGCCGGGCTGGGGCACCGACAACACCTTCAGCGGCAACACCGCGATCGTCAACGGCCCCGGCTACGGCTTCCACCTGACGCCCGTGCTGGGGAACAAGGTCACCTGCGACAACAAGGTCCAGGGCGCGGCCAAGGGCCTGAGCAACGTCCCCTGCTCCTGA
- a CDS encoding right-handed parallel beta-helix repeat-containing protein: MSGHPSGTPARTAADARRLRLGASAIALLAALGGTALAPALPPSVPSAPTARPAGHPVAPAPAVDAATAAREAAEVAAESRRLIEVRSVSANAALHATQGGSPYRLATGSGYTLVLPQRATPYTVSDLLQLAPQTFLRLTDGSYLLLENLYVGRGATLDLATPQGLTLRMASTATGFVTIVSFDGTINLSGTAKHPMTVTSWDTQNGAADTDPTDGRAYIRSIGGHFSMSHVNVYDLGFWSGATGGISLTGSDRPTTGAATGSSTYVHVHEVHLHGKAKKDAGSTADGGTGTGTGAGTNVAQPSGNLGSGSVTTLPAGALNGTGSQYSVSGLSYVSAKITDSRVTGNAYGIFISSADGIEISDTDVSGSLIGGVVLHRFATNAVIDRVDSSSNHGDGFAIARAAQDVQIEDCTAAYNSGNGYTVNGQALSNGPSASGEPEGAYGNNTIDTSTTADNGHYGIEVLGGIKVDLTHDSVVGNTMGIVVRRGAKQVEVADDTLTAQEREGISLRDGDSSDTVTGNTVQGAVTGIYVRDSNAGITGNTVTGAQEHGITLVGGVAGSRVEGNTLTGSGPSPISDSRALGAVAVGHNTTGRWHDTTPMWTRVRRMARPMTLIWLGVFALIALAGLKGRSARRRNRHQAETPGGFIGRHPYQHQQPLPSRTAHELAPLVDDRALEAAL, encoded by the coding sequence ATGAGCGGGCACCCGTCCGGCACCCCCGCGCGGACGGCGGCCGACGCCCGCCGGCTGCGGCTCGGCGCCTCCGCGATCGCGCTGCTGGCCGCCCTCGGCGGCACCGCGCTCGCGCCCGCGCTGCCGCCCAGCGTTCCCAGCGCGCCCACCGCCCGCCCGGCCGGACACCCGGTCGCGCCCGCCCCCGCGGTGGACGCGGCCACGGCGGCGCGGGAGGCGGCCGAGGTCGCCGCCGAATCCCGACGGCTGATAGAGGTACGCTCGGTCTCGGCCAACGCCGCCCTGCACGCCACCCAGGGCGGCAGCCCCTACCGGCTGGCCACCGGCTCCGGCTACACCCTGGTGCTGCCGCAGCGCGCCACCCCGTACACCGTCTCCGACCTGCTGCAACTGGCGCCGCAGACCTTCCTGCGGCTCACCGACGGCTCGTACCTGCTGCTGGAGAACCTCTATGTGGGCCGCGGCGCCACGCTCGACCTGGCCACCCCGCAGGGGCTGACCCTGCGCATGGCCAGCACCGCCACCGGCTTCGTCACCATCGTCTCCTTCGACGGCACGATCAACCTCTCCGGCACGGCCAAGCACCCGATGACGGTGACCAGTTGGGACACCCAGAACGGCGCGGCCGACACCGACCCGACCGACGGGCGCGCCTACATCCGGTCCATCGGCGGCCACTTCAGCATGAGCCACGTGAACGTCTACGACCTGGGCTTCTGGAGCGGCGCCACCGGCGGGATCAGCCTCACCGGCAGCGACCGGCCCACCACCGGCGCGGCCACCGGCAGCAGCACCTACGTGCACGTGCACGAGGTGCACCTGCACGGCAAGGCCAAGAAGGACGCCGGCTCCACGGCCGACGGCGGCACCGGCACCGGCACCGGCGCGGGCACCAATGTGGCGCAGCCCTCCGGCAACCTGGGCAGCGGCTCGGTCACCACCCTGCCCGCCGGGGCGCTCAACGGCACCGGCAGCCAGTACAGCGTCAGCGGCCTGTCGTACGTCTCGGCGAAGATCACCGACTCCCGGGTCACCGGCAACGCCTACGGCATCTTCATCTCCAGCGCCGACGGCATCGAGATCAGCGACACCGACGTCAGCGGCAGCCTGATCGGCGGCGTGGTGCTGCACCGGTTCGCCACCAACGCCGTCATCGACCGGGTCGACTCCAGCAGCAACCACGGCGACGGTTTCGCCATCGCCCGCGCCGCCCAGGACGTCCAGATCGAGGACTGCACCGCCGCGTACAACTCCGGCAACGGCTACACCGTCAACGGCCAGGCGCTCTCCAACGGCCCCTCCGCCTCCGGCGAACCGGAGGGCGCGTACGGCAACAACACCATCGACACCAGCACCACCGCCGACAACGGGCACTACGGCATCGAGGTGCTCGGCGGCATCAAGGTGGACCTGACCCACGACTCGGTCGTCGGCAACACCATGGGCATCGTGGTGCGGCGCGGCGCCAAGCAGGTCGAGGTGGCCGACGACACGCTCACCGCCCAGGAGCGGGAGGGCATTTCGCTGCGCGACGGCGACAGCTCCGACACCGTCACCGGCAACACCGTCCAGGGCGCGGTCACCGGGATCTACGTGCGCGACTCCAACGCCGGCATCACCGGCAACACGGTCACCGGCGCGCAGGAGCACGGCATCACCCTGGTCGGCGGCGTGGCCGGGAGCCGGGTCGAGGGCAACACGCTGACCGGCTCCGGCCCCAGCCCGATCTCCGACTCCCGCGCCCTGGGCGCGGTCGCCGTCGGCCACAACACCACCGGCCGCTGGCACGACACCACCCCGATGTGGACCAGGGTCCGGCGCATGGCCCGGCCGATGACGCTGATCTGGCTCGGGGTCTTCGCGCTGATCGCGCTGGCCGGCCTCAAGGGCCGCAGCGCCCGCCGCCGGAACCGGCACCAGGCCGAGACCCCGGGCGGCTTCATCGGACGCCACCCGTACCAGCACCAGCAGCCGCTGCCCTCGCGCACCGCGCACGAACTCGCGCCGCTGGTCGACGACCGGGCCCTGGAGGCCGCACTGTGA
- a CDS encoding glycosyltransferase — protein sequence MLNQLVAGDDWRQVVPLGLAGVLVWLLWLYRAVASRFAHPVINDYRTTTSVVVPSYREDPEILMRCLDSWLSQDPTEVIVVIDTADTEAQRRLAAVNDPRLRVIVFEHTGKRSALGVGIRAARNEILVFADSDTSWEPGLLDAVQMPFADPAVGGVGTQQNVYQRGTSVWRRIADWLVNLRYYDYVPAMSRKGGVICLSGRTAAYRRSVILPTVTNLEDEFFLGRRCIAGDDGRMTWLTLAAGYKTVHQSNARAISMFPASFSAFVKQRVRWSRNSYRCYLTAIWKGWLWRTPLISRITVLQILITPITMGLTIGFLLFDRLDYTPRGYVLAAAWLLIGRGVRGYSHLRRHPWEILLLPLTALTVIMISLPIKLYAFCTMNKQGWLTRSSDQIGGAGQSAATLQAEATI from the coding sequence TTGCTCAATCAGCTGGTGGCCGGCGACGACTGGCGGCAGGTGGTCCCGCTGGGGCTGGCCGGGGTCCTCGTCTGGCTGCTGTGGCTGTACCGCGCCGTCGCGTCGCGCTTCGCGCACCCGGTGATCAACGACTACCGCACCACCACCTCCGTGGTCGTCCCCTCGTACCGGGAGGACCCCGAGATCCTGATGCGCTGCCTGGACTCGTGGCTGTCGCAGGACCCGACCGAGGTCATCGTCGTCATCGACACCGCCGACACCGAGGCCCAGCGCCGGCTCGCCGCCGTCAACGACCCCCGGCTGCGGGTCATCGTCTTCGAGCACACCGGCAAGCGCTCCGCCCTGGGCGTGGGCATCCGCGCCGCCCGGAACGAGATCCTGGTCTTCGCCGACTCCGACACCTCCTGGGAGCCCGGGCTGCTGGACGCGGTGCAGATGCCCTTCGCCGATCCCGCCGTCGGCGGCGTCGGCACCCAGCAGAACGTCTACCAGCGCGGCACCAGCGTCTGGCGCCGGATCGCCGACTGGCTGGTCAACCTGCGCTACTACGACTACGTCCCGGCGATGAGCCGCAAGGGCGGGGTGATCTGCCTGTCCGGGCGGACCGCCGCCTACCGGCGCTCGGTGATCCTGCCGACGGTGACCAACCTGGAGGACGAGTTCTTCCTCGGCCGCCGCTGCATCGCCGGTGACGACGGCCGGATGACCTGGCTGACGCTGGCCGCGGGCTACAAGACCGTGCACCAGTCCAACGCCCGTGCGATATCCATGTTTCCCGCCTCCTTCTCGGCGTTCGTGAAGCAGCGGGTGCGCTGGAGCCGCAACTCCTACCGCTGCTACCTGACCGCGATCTGGAAGGGCTGGCTCTGGCGCACGCCGCTGATCTCCCGGATCACCGTGCTGCAGATCCTGATCACCCCGATCACCATGGGCCTCACCATCGGCTTCCTGCTGTTCGACCGGCTCGACTACACCCCGCGCGGCTACGTGCTGGCCGCCGCCTGGCTGCTGATCGGCCGAGGCGTCCGCGGCTACTCGCACCTGCGCCGCCACCCCTGGGAGATCCTGCTGCTGCCGCTGACCGCCCTCACCGTCATCATGATCTCGCTCCCGATCAAGCTGTACGCCTTCTGCACCATGAACAAGCAGGGCTGGCTGACCCGCAGTTCGGACCAGATCGGCGGCGCCGGGCAGAGCGCGGCGACGCTGCAGGCGGAGGCGACGATATGA
- a CDS encoding flotillin family protein: MFGYRVPAPDEAMLISGGRRGMGTAPFRVVTGHGAFVLPIFRKTRFLTLAMCEAEVDETCVTKQGIALTVRAVIAFKVGNDKESIINAGQRFLSDQDQMAVLTGRIFAGHLRSIIGSMTVEEIVTERQKLATEVLETSKTEMGTIGLSVDSLQIQSIDDGQTGYIAAMAAPHKAAIQRQAQIAQAMATQQSAEAQQAAARNQAEYQRQTAVVQAQYSAEVERAQAEAAQAGPLAQAQAQQEVLLAQTELAQRAAELRQQQLVAEIVKPAEAEAERIRVLATAEANRMKIQAEAAASYDRVALDRMLIDQLPLIVKEAANGLAGANVNVLNGADGLSEIAAGLVSQGLTILDSVRANLGTPQSTGDDKHQQRGGGAPNRREGGPIEIE; the protein is encoded by the coding sequence ATGTTCGGTTACCGGGTTCCCGCTCCCGACGAGGCAATGCTGATCTCAGGAGGTCGGCGCGGGATGGGGACCGCGCCGTTCCGCGTGGTGACCGGTCACGGGGCGTTCGTGCTTCCGATCTTCCGGAAGACCCGCTTCCTCACCCTGGCCATGTGCGAGGCCGAGGTGGACGAGACCTGCGTGACCAAGCAGGGCATCGCCCTGACGGTCCGGGCCGTGATCGCCTTCAAGGTCGGCAACGACAAGGAGAGCATCATCAACGCCGGCCAGCGCTTCCTCTCCGACCAGGACCAGATGGCCGTCCTGACCGGGCGGATCTTCGCCGGCCACCTGCGCTCCATCATCGGCTCGATGACGGTCGAGGAGATCGTCACCGAGCGGCAGAAGCTGGCCACCGAGGTCCTGGAGACCTCCAAGACCGAGATGGGCACCATCGGCCTGAGCGTCGACTCGCTGCAGATCCAGTCCATCGACGACGGCCAGACCGGCTACATCGCGGCCATGGCGGCCCCGCACAAGGCCGCCATCCAGCGGCAGGCGCAGATCGCCCAGGCCATGGCCACCCAGCAGTCGGCCGAGGCGCAGCAGGCAGCGGCGCGGAACCAGGCCGAGTACCAGCGGCAGACCGCGGTCGTCCAGGCGCAGTACTCGGCCGAGGTGGAGCGGGCGCAGGCGGAGGCCGCGCAGGCCGGGCCGCTGGCGCAGGCCCAGGCGCAGCAGGAGGTGCTGCTGGCGCAGACCGAGCTGGCCCAGCGCGCGGCCGAGCTGCGGCAGCAGCAGCTGGTGGCCGAGATCGTGAAGCCCGCCGAGGCCGAGGCCGAGCGGATCCGGGTGCTGGCCACGGCCGAGGCCAACCGGATGAAGATCCAGGCCGAGGCTGCCGCCTCGTACGACCGGGTGGCGCTGGACCGGATGCTGATCGACCAGCTGCCGCTGATCGTCAAGGAGGCCGCCAACGGCCTGGCCGGGGCCAACGTCAACGTCCTGAACGGCGCGGACGGGCTGAGCGAGATCGCCGCGGGCCTGGTCAGCCAGGGTCTGACCATCCTGGACTCGGTCCGGGCCAACCTCGGCACCCCGCAGAGCACCGGCGACGACAAGCACCAGCAGCGCGGCGGCGGCGCCCCGAACCGGCGCGAGGGCGGCCCGATCGAGATCGAATAG